From Arcobacter sp. CECT 8986, a single genomic window includes:
- a CDS encoding AraC family transcriptional regulator, with amino-acid sequence MEKFVYKNRIGITSLCAKIDKFSYKKHAHEEYALGVTLNGIQKYNLEGSNLKSYKNGIMLFNPEELHDGQAGSKDETLDYVMLYIKPELFLEAIGKKQIVKFSSSIVYNDKLKQDIINLSSTILYEKDEALCNELLLNLVDNFTSKDFTIDYKKESLLIKKAKEMIYYELDDILNVENISTSLNLTKFQFIRMFKANTGVTPYQFFLNCKLIHAKKYLELTKDIYATIVEYSFTDISHLNRHFKRVYGITAYQYLLSLS; translated from the coding sequence TTGGAAAAGTTTGTTTATAAAAATAGAATAGGAATCACTTCTTTATGTGCTAAAATTGATAAGTTTTCATACAAAAAACATGCCCATGAAGAGTATGCTTTAGGCGTAACTTTAAATGGAATTCAAAAGTATAATTTAGAAGGAAGCAATCTAAAATCATATAAAAATGGAATTATGTTATTTAATCCAGAAGAACTACATGATGGACAAGCAGGTAGTAAAGATGAGACTTTAGATTATGTGATGTTATATATTAAACCTGAACTATTTTTAGAAGCAATCGGAAAAAAACAAATAGTTAAATTCTCCTCTTCAATTGTTTATAATGATAAACTAAAACAAGACATAATAAATCTATCTTCAACTATTTTATATGAAAAAGATGAAGCTTTATGCAATGAGTTATTACTTAATTTAGTAGATAACTTTACTTCAAAAGATTTTACAATTGATTATAAAAAAGAGAGTTTGCTGATAAAAAAAGCAAAAGAGATGATTTATTATGAACTTGATGATATTTTAAATGTTGAAAATATCTCTACTTCTTTAAACTTAACAAAATTTCAATTTATTAGAATGTTCAAAGCAAATACAGGTGTAACACCGTATCAATTTTTTTTAAATTGTAAATTAATACATGCAAAAAAATATTTAGAATTGACTAAAGATATATATGCAACTATTGTTGAATATAGTTTTACTGATATTTCTCATTTAAATAGGCATTTTAAAAGAGTTTATGGAATTACTGCTTATCAGTATCTTTTATCATTGAGTTAA
- a CDS encoding pentapeptide repeat-containing protein: MFKTDDYWEEEFKEIKEQKIDSIYFDDCTFVKCDFSNAQIKNCKFTDCKFISCDLSLSKLKSCVFNDVSFEKCKLIGISWSNCDEPFNVKFDACNISQNSFHLLDLRKMKFINSVIKDSGFEECNLQEAVFDNCDLEFSDFFNNNLKKASFETSKNYLINPQINDIEKAKFSLPEALSFLKLLPIIIK, from the coding sequence ATGTTTAAAACTGATGATTATTGGGAAGAAGAGTTTAAAGAGATAAAAGAGCAAAAAATTGACTCTATTTATTTTGACGATTGTACATTTGTTAAGTGTGATTTCTCAAATGCACAAATTAAAAATTGTAAATTTACAGATTGTAAGTTTATAAGTTGTGATTTGTCATTATCAAAATTAAAATCTTGTGTTTTTAATGATGTAAGTTTTGAAAAATGTAAGTTAATAGGTATTTCATGGAGTAATTGTGATGAGCCTTTTAATGTGAAGTTTGATGCTTGTAATATCTCTCAAAACTCATTTCACTTACTAGATTTACGAAAGATGAAATTTATAAATTCAGTTATTAAAGATAGTGGATTTGAAGAGTGTAATTTACAAGAAGCAGTTTTTGATAATTGTGATTTAGAGTTTTCTGATTTTTTTAATAACAATTTAAAAAAAGCAAGCTTTGAAACATCAAAAAATTATCTAATAAATCCTCAAATAAATGATATTGAAAAAGCAAAGTTCTCTTTACCTGAAGCTTTGAGTTTTTTAAAGTTACTTCCTATTATCATAAAATAA
- a CDS encoding cold-shock protein, which produces MATLVNGTVKWFNSEKGFGFIEQENGGKDVFVHFRQVNNSNNYGRVTLEDGQKVTFEITESDRGLQAENVTAV; this is translated from the coding sequence ATGGCAACATTAGTAAATGGAACAGTAAAATGGTTCAATAGCGAAAAAGGTTTCGGATTTATTGAACAAGAAAATGGTGGAAAAGATGTATTCGTACATTTCAGACAAGTAAACAACAGTAATAATTATGGTAGAGTTACTTTAGAAGATGGTCAAAAAGTTACTTTTGAAATCACTGAAAGTGATAGAGGTCTTCAAGCAGAAAACGTAACTGCTGTATAA
- a CDS encoding HAD family hydrolase: protein MKIDIPSKESFELKNIVFDYNGTIAIDGKLIKGVSESIDELSTLFDFYVITADTYGSVQNELKNTNCKVITITKENQDNQKLEFIKSLDSKTVLSVGNGRNDKLMLKESALGIAILQDEGLCTQTLLNSDILVKSIFDVFALLKDKNRLIATMRN, encoded by the coding sequence ATGAAAATAGATATTCCAAGCAAAGAGAGTTTTGAACTTAAAAATATAGTATTTGATTATAATGGAACAATAGCAATAGATGGAAAGCTAATAAAAGGTGTAAGTGAAAGTATTGATGAACTTTCAACTCTATTTGATTTTTATGTTATTACAGCAGATACTTATGGAAGTGTTCAAAATGAACTAAAAAATACAAACTGTAAAGTTATTACTATAACTAAAGAAAATCAAGATAACCAAAAACTTGAATTTATAAAAAGTTTAGATTCTAAAACTGTCTTAAGTGTTGGAAATGGACGTAATGATAAGTTAATGCTAAAAGAGTCAGCTCTTGGTATTGCTATACTTCAAGATGAAGGATTGTGTACTCAAACACTTTTAAATTCTGATATATTAGTAAAGTCTATATTTGATGTTTTTGCACTTTTAAAAGATAAAAATAGATTGATTGCTACAATGAGAAATTAA
- a CDS encoding DMT family transporter, translating into MQEKFKSIDKGVLFMFLSALLGAVNGAIAKYLSFSMDPIEVVFYRNLLGVMIVIYSIKKSHISINTSKLHLLFLRGLFGSLAMILFFFTIATIPLGEAVVLNKTSPFFVTILAYYLMKETINLNTFIALIIGFLGIVFIMQPFGIEISYEHILGVLGGFFAAAAYATIKKIKDIYDARVIMLSFMGVGVIIPIILFFTPYAHFQIHTDYKIWIFIVLMAVISTYSQWFLTRAYSLSKASIIGVVSYTNIPFAIGFGVLLGDVLPDMYTLLGIILIVIGGILVSKKK; encoded by the coding sequence ATGCAAGAAAAATTTAAATCAATAGATAAAGGTGTTTTATTTATGTTTCTAAGTGCTTTACTTGGAGCAGTAAATGGAGCAATTGCTAAATATTTATCTTTTAGTATGGATCCAATAGAAGTGGTTTTTTATAGAAATTTACTAGGTGTAATGATAGTAATATATAGTATCAAAAAATCACATATATCAATAAATACTTCAAAATTACATCTTCTTTTTTTGAGAGGTTTATTTGGAAGTTTAGCTATGATTTTATTCTTTTTTACAATAGCAACTATTCCTTTAGGTGAAGCTGTTGTATTAAATAAAACTTCGCCTTTTTTCGTGACAATCTTAGCATATTATTTGATGAAAGAGACAATAAATTTAAATACATTTATTGCTTTGATTATAGGATTTTTAGGAATTGTTTTTATTATGCAACCTTTTGGTATAGAGATATCATATGAACATATACTTGGGGTTTTAGGTGGTTTTTTTGCAGCTGCTGCATATGCAACAATAAAGAAAATAAAAGATATTTATGATGCAAGAGTTATTATGCTTTCTTTTATGGGTGTTGGAGTTATTATTCCTATCATTTTATTTTTTACTCCTTATGCACATTTTCAAATACATACAGATTATAAAATTTGGATTTTTATTGTTTTAATGGCAGTTATTTCTACTTATTCTCAATGGTTTCTTACTCGTGCTTATAGTTTAAGTAAAGCAAGTATAATTGGTGTCGTAAGTTATACAAATATTCCTTTTGCTATTGGATTTGGTGTTTTACTTGGTGATGTACTTCCTGATATGTATACACTTTTAGGTATTATACTTATAGTTATTGGTGGTATTTTAGTTAGCAAAAAGAAATAA
- a CDS encoding DEAD/DEAH box helicase: protein MSFEIFNLSLELKKALEKNSYKEATPIQKEVIPLIKSKHDILAQAQTGSGKTASFVIPILELLKEEKSTKKAKIKVLVLAPTRELTLQITETFSNMSQFFEKKPSIVSVIGGESIGDQLLKIQKGCDIVVATSGRLLDIIDKKQMDLSNLQYFVLDEADKMLDLGFAQELDTILEIIPKNRQNLLFSATYSKKVIDIASKITTTATKVKIESKTTHVENIEQRAIFVNKENRNALLKHLIKQYKFKSVLVFVSTKRATENISYKFRKSGYLAESFHGDLTQEERVYTLEEFKNKKLNILFSTDIASRGLHIDDIDCVINFDLPRSTEDYIHRIGRTARAGKTGVAISFLDNDNLAHFKLIEKRYKLDIPKEQIEGFDFTLEKVKKQKGPMPVKGKRKSKKDKLREQGLK from the coding sequence TTGTCATTTGAAATATTTAATCTATCTTTAGAGCTAAAAAAAGCACTTGAAAAAAATAGTTATAAAGAAGCTACTCCTATACAAAAAGAGGTAATTCCTCTTATAAAATCAAAGCATGATATATTAGCACAAGCTCAAACAGGTAGTGGGAAAACTGCAAGTTTTGTAATACCTATATTAGAGCTTTTAAAAGAAGAAAAAAGTACAAAAAAAGCAAAAATAAAAGTTTTAGTATTAGCTCCTACAAGGGAATTAACTCTGCAAATAACAGAAACTTTTTCTAATATGAGTCAATTCTTTGAAAAAAAACCATCAATTGTTTCAGTAATTGGTGGAGAAAGTATTGGTGACCAACTTCTAAAAATTCAAAAAGGTTGTGATATTGTAGTTGCGACTTCTGGAAGACTATTAGATATTATAGATAAAAAACAGATGGACTTATCAAACCTTCAATATTTTGTCCTTGATGAAGCAGATAAGATGCTGGATTTAGGTTTTGCACAAGAACTTGATACTATTTTAGAAATAATTCCAAAAAATAGACAAAATCTTCTTTTTTCTGCAACATATTCAAAAAAAGTAATAGATATTGCTTCAAAAATAACAACAACAGCAACAAAAGTAAAAATTGAGTCAAAGACAACTCACGTTGAAAATATTGAGCAAAGAGCAATATTTGTAAACAAAGAGAATAGAAATGCACTTTTAAAACATTTGATTAAACAATATAAGTTTAAATCAGTTTTAGTTTTTGTATCAACAAAAAGAGCAACAGAAAATATATCTTATAAGTTTAGAAAAAGTGGATATTTAGCTGAGTCTTTTCATGGTGATTTAACTCAAGAAGAGAGAGTTTATACCCTTGAAGAGTTTAAAAACAAAAAGTTAAATATTCTTTTTTCAACAGATATTGCTTCAAGAGGATTGCATATTGATGATATTGATTGTGTTATAAATTTTGATTTACCAAGAAGTACAGAAGATTATATTCATAGAATTGGAAGAACTGCACGTGCAGGAAAAACTGGAGTTGCAATATCTTTCTTAGACAATGACAATTTAGCTCATTTTAAACTAATAGAAAAAAGATATAAACTAGATATTCCAAAAGAGCAAATAGAAGGGTTTGATTTTACTTTAGAAAAAGTAAAAAAACAAAAAGGTCCTATGCCTGTAAAGGGAAAAAGAAAAAGTAAAAAAGATAAATTAAGAGAGCAGGGTTTAAAATAA
- a CDS encoding pseudouridine synthase, producing MINETENISKKLFALNKPKGYLVTRSDDLGRKTVYDILPDWVYEEEWMPIGRLDLESRGLLLFTQDGKVGNFLTKPGNCTKVYEIWVRGHVTDEHIALAKKGVDSAYGLLKALEVEKIGMGGAKTKLRVKINEGKNRHIRRLFGALKDEKFGTPLKVLKLERVSIGSFDLDIELGKWRYLTLQEEQKLLKNLK from the coding sequence TTGATAAACGAAACAGAAAATATCTCTAAAAAGCTATTTGCATTAAATAAACCCAAAGGCTATCTTGTTACAAGAAGTGATGATTTAGGAAGAAAAACAGTTTATGATATTCTTCCTGATTGGGTTTATGAAGAAGAGTGGATGCCAATAGGAAGATTAGATTTAGAATCAAGAGGACTTTTACTCTTTACTCAAGATGGAAAAGTAGGAAACTTTTTAACTAAACCTGGAAATTGTACTAAAGTGTATGAAATATGGGTAAGAGGTCATGTAACTGATGAACACATTGCTCTTGCAAAAAAAGGTGTTGATTCTGCTTATGGATTATTAAAAGCTTTAGAAGTTGAAAAAATAGGAATGGGTGGAGCGAAGACAAAGTTAAGAGTAAAAATAAACGAAGGAAAAAATAGACATATTCGTAGACTTTTTGGTGCATTAAAAGATGAGAAATTTGGTACACCTTTGAAAGTATTGAAGTTAGAAAGAGTTAGTATTGGAAGTTTTGATTTGGATATTGAACTTGGTAAGTGGCGTTATCTAACTTTACAAGAAGAACAAAAATTATTAAAAAATTTAAAATAA
- a CDS encoding YrhK family protein, whose translation MLFYETNNELDLDIGNRHIVIQRRYEALGAINDLLIAIWFLIGSFFFLNDSLVQSGTWLFIVGSAQLIIKPLIKLTSLVHVAQVYNKQCQEEAQPSI comes from the coding sequence GTGCTTTTTTATGAAACTAATAATGAGTTAGATTTGGATATAGGAAATAGGCATATTGTAATTCAGCGTCGATATGAAGCTTTGGGTGCGATAAATGATTTACTAATTGCTATTTGGTTTTTAATTGGAAGTTTTTTCTTTTTAAATGATTCGTTAGTTCAAAGTGGAACTTGGTTATTTATTGTAGGAAGTGCACAACTTATAATAAAACCTCTTATTAAACTAACAAGCTTAGTTCATGTGGCACAAGTTTATAATAAACAGTGCCAAGAAGAAGCTCAGCCAAGTATCTAA
- a CDS encoding SDR family oxidoreductase: MSKIFIVGVTGGVGSRLAPKLLKSGHEVTGLYRNEEQEKFLKDLGVNPFFADLMDITTEDLIEATKGHDIIVFSAGAAGSGTNRTTVIDYETPVKLLKAAKVNNISRFYIVSAFMDSIRDKPRNKSFEHYIKMKRDADNEVVASNLDWVILRPGTLVTSEGDGLVNLQRAIPYGKVSRGNVASVLDALINEPSIKNEIFELVDGNSTISEAIKAVKR; the protein is encoded by the coding sequence ATGAGTAAAATATTTATTGTTGGCGTGACAGGTGGTGTTGGCTCAAGACTTGCTCCTAAACTTTTAAAATCAGGACATGAAGTTACTGGACTTTATCGAAATGAAGAACAAGAAAAGTTTCTAAAAGATTTAGGAGTAAATCCTTTTTTTGCTGACTTGATGGATATTACAACAGAAGATTTGATAGAAGCTACAAAAGGTCATGATATTATTGTGTTTTCTGCTGGTGCTGCTGGCAGTGGTACAAATAGAACTACTGTAATTGACTATGAAACTCCCGTAAAACTTTTAAAAGCTGCAAAAGTAAATAATATATCGAGATTTTATATTGTATCTGCATTTATGGATTCAATTAGAGATAAACCAAGAAATAAAAGCTTTGAACACTATATAAAAATGAAAAGAGATGCAGACAATGAAGTTGTTGCTTCAAACTTGGACTGGGTTATTTTAAGACCAGGTACATTAGTTACAAGTGAAGGTGATGGCTTAGTAAACTTACAAAGAGCAATTCCTTATGGAAAAGTTTCACGAGGTAATGTAGCAAGTGTTTTAGATGCACTAATTAATGAACCTTCAATCAAAAATGAGATTTTTGAGCTAGTAGATGGAAATAGTACTATTAGTGAAGCTATAAAAGCAGTAAAAAGATAA
- a CDS encoding ferredoxin reductase family protein, which yields MKYIKILFWSSLLLLTVLWFAADTLMPEPFTYFSFRKVFVQYSGVIATGLMSIAMLLALRPKWIEPYLDGLDKMYRLHKWLGITAAVFSIAHWWMAKGTKWMVGWGWLEKPVRKSGEGQTLGVVESFFRSQRGFAESVGEWAFYGAIVLIILALIKYFPYHWFVKTHKLIAIAYLVLVYHSIILMKIEYWAQPIGWIMAVMLLGGTIAAILTLIGKIGASRKSKGEVSKLNYYPKLKVLETTIKMDDNWKGHKAGQFAYLTVDKKEGAHPYTIASAWNKDTKELVFITKALGDHTARLKEILKEGMNVSVEGPYGCFDFESEQQHQIWVGAGIGITPFIAKLKQKALVSENITVDLFHPTAEFDQTAIDEIKEYAKKAGVNVHVLVSGKDERLTAQHIRNIVPNWNSSSVWFCGPQGFGQALKEDFISQGLEPKHFHQEIFQMR from the coding sequence ATGAAATATATTAAAATCCTATTTTGGTCTTCATTACTGTTATTGACAGTTCTATGGTTTGCAGCAGATACACTTATGCCAGAACCTTTTACTTACTTTTCATTTCGTAAAGTATTTGTACAGTATAGTGGTGTAATAGCAACAGGTCTTATGAGTATTGCTATGTTACTTGCATTAAGACCTAAATGGATTGAGCCATATTTAGATGGACTTGATAAAATGTATCGTCTTCATAAATGGCTAGGAATTACTGCTGCTGTTTTCTCTATTGCTCACTGGTGGATGGCAAAAGGTACAAAATGGATGGTAGGATGGGGCTGGCTTGAAAAACCAGTTCGAAAATCAGGTGAAGGACAAACTTTAGGTGTAGTTGAGAGTTTTTTCCGTTCGCAAAGAGGGTTCGCTGAGAGTGTAGGAGAGTGGGCTTTTTATGGTGCGATTGTTCTTATCATACTTGCTTTGATTAAGTATTTTCCTTATCATTGGTTTGTAAAAACTCATAAATTAATAGCTATTGCTTATCTTGTATTAGTTTATCACTCTATTATACTTATGAAAATTGAGTATTGGGCTCAACCAATTGGTTGGATAATGGCTGTGATGTTACTTGGTGGGACTATTGCTGCTATTTTAACTTTAATTGGAAAAATTGGAGCTTCACGTAAAAGCAAAGGAGAGGTTTCTAAGTTAAACTATTATCCTAAGTTAAAAGTTTTAGAAACAACTATTAAAATGGATGACAACTGGAAAGGTCATAAAGCCGGTCAATTTGCCTATTTAACAGTAGATAAAAAAGAGGGTGCTCATCCATATACAATCGCTTCAGCTTGGAATAAAGATACAAAAGAGTTAGTTTTTATTACTAAAGCTCTTGGAGACCATACTGCTAGATTAAAAGAGATTTTAAAAGAGGGTATGAATGTTAGTGTTGAAGGACCTTATGGATGTTTTGATTTTGAAAGTGAACAACAACATCAAATTTGGGTAGGTGCTGGTATTGGTATTACTCCTTTTATTGCAAAACTTAAGCAAAAAGCATTAGTTTCTGAAAACATAACAGTTGATCTTTTTCATCCGACTGCTGAGTTTGACCAAACAGCAATAGATGAGATAAAAGAGTATGCAAAAAAAGCTGGTGTAAATGTACATGTATTAGTTAGTGGAAAAGATGAAAGATTAACAGCACAACATATTAGAAATATTGTTCCAAATTGGAACTCTTCTAGTGTTTGGTTTTGTGGTCCTCAAGGATTTGGACAAGCATTAAAAGAGGATTTTATATCACAAGGTTTAGAACCAAAACATTTTCATCAAGAAATTTTCCAAATGAGATAA
- a CDS encoding DUF4282 domain-containing protein, with protein MKSLFFFNTMLTPKIVTFVYWLLLIAAVISGVGQMFSGYYGLTFSSFFMGLLLIIGGAIGARIWCELMIVIFKINENLQALKEQKKED; from the coding sequence ATGAAATCTTTATTCTTTTTCAATACAATGTTAACTCCTAAAATTGTTACATTTGTTTATTGGTTATTACTAATAGCTGCTGTTATATCTGGAGTTGGTCAAATGTTTTCAGGTTATTATGGACTTACTTTCTCTTCATTCTTTATGGGACTTTTACTAATTATTGGTGGAGCAATAGGTGCAAGAATTTGGTGTGAACTTATGATTGTTATTTTTAAAATAAATGAGAATTTACAAGCACTTAAAGAGCAAAAAAAAGAAGATTAA
- a CDS encoding pseudouridine synthase: MPNTHHHFKIFKPYGCLSQFKQEKMKNKSLLGDFYNFPENTMAIGRLDHDSEGLLLLTTDGMLSYKVTSKSIEKEYYVYYYS, translated from the coding sequence ATGCCAAATACTCACCACCACTTCAAAATTTTTAAACCATACGGATGTTTGAGCCAATTCAAACAAGAGAAGATGAAAAATAAAAGCTTACTTGGTGATTTTTATAATTTCCCTGAAAATACAATGGCTATTGGAAGACTTGACCATGATTCTGAAGGTTTACTTTTGCTTACTACTGATGGTATGTTAAGTTATAAAGTAACTAGTAAATCTATTGAAAAAGAGTATTATGTGTATTATTACTCCTGA
- a CDS encoding DUF2971 domain-containing protein, translated as MNEVLYHYTNIPAALSILSNKSIWLSDCRFLNDSHEYYKAIDILLNSFDIKEEESKFINTVLTYSGYKEHHCIFSLSSNPKILSQWRTYSDDGRGVAIGFHRKSLEQSFNLFECIYENHELYIEDIRKKHLQTIDKIIYICNHFVGQHIVLELDKIVSEINLLARDLLRIKNSVFKEEKEVRIIKSYSYKDISFRNSNNIIVPYKDEVYAKYLDKFVDHSIYVREIWLGPKCNELNKISFGSMFISPFTNIYEFDCGYK; from the coding sequence ATGAATGAAGTTCTATACCATTATACAAATATTCCTGCTGCATTATCTATCCTTTCAAATAAATCAATATGGTTAAGTGATTGTAGGTTTTTAAACGATTCCCATGAATACTATAAAGCAATAGATATTTTACTTAACTCTTTTGATATTAAAGAAGAAGAATCAAAGTTTATTAATACTGTTTTAACTTATTCAGGATATAAAGAACATCATTGTATTTTTAGTTTATCAAGTAATCCAAAAATATTATCTCAATGGAGAACTTATTCTGATGATGGAAGGGGTGTTGCAATTGGGTTCCATCGAAAATCACTTGAGCAGAGTTTTAATTTATTTGAATGCATATATGAGAATCATGAATTGTATATAGAGGATATTAGAAAAAAGCATTTACAAACAATTGATAAAATTATATATATATGTAATCACTTCGTTGGACAACATATTGTTTTAGAATTAGATAAAATTGTAAGTGAAATAAATTTATTGGCAAGAGATTTATTAAGAATCAAAAATTCTGTATTCAAAGAAGAAAAAGAAGTTAGAATTATAAAATCTTATTCGTATAAAGATATTTCATTCAGAAATTCAAATAATATAATAGTGCCTTATAAAGATGAGGTATATGCAAAATATCTAGATAAGTTTGTTGATCATTCAATTTATGTTAGAGAGATTTGGTTAGGTCCTAAATGTAATGAATTAAATAAAATAAGTTTTGGATCAATGTTCATTAGTCCTTTTACAAATATTTATGAGTTTGATTGCGGTTATAAATAG
- the guaA gene encoding glutamine-hydrolyzing GMP synthase yields the protein MKHVPIVVLDFGSQYTQIIARKLRESGVYSEIVPFSESIEDIKARTPKGIILSGGPASVYAEDSYHPDSEIFELGLPILGICYGMQLIAQHFGGSVIPASHHEYGKAQLNFVKDSDIFKDTKDGQIVWMSHGDRVEKIPEGFEKIAVSDNSPYAAIADMNRLVYAFQFHPEVYHSEQGSKLLKNFAKHICGCDSTWNMGSFAKEQIVKIQEKVGDKKVLCGVSGGVDSSVVATLLAEAIGEQLIPVFVDNGLLRANEREQVETMFAARGVNLITVDASEIFLERLAGVTDPERKRKIIGETFIEVFDKEAKKHDGIEFLAQGTLYTDVIESVSVKGPSKTIKSHHNVGGLPDWMTFELIEPLREIFKDEVRALGLELGLPSDMIGRHPFPGPGLAIRVMGDVNKPDLELLRKADVIMLDVLRSTGYYDKTWQAFTVLLNVKSVGVMGDNRTYDNTVCVRIVEATDGMTATFAYIPHDILETISRRIINEVDGINRVVYDISSKPPATIEWE from the coding sequence ATGAAACATGTGCCAATAGTTGTATTAGATTTTGGTAGTCAATATACACAAATTATTGCCAGAAAACTTAGAGAATCTGGTGTATATAGTGAAATTGTTCCATTTAGTGAAAGTATTGAAGATATTAAAGCAAGAACTCCTAAAGGAATTATTTTAAGTGGTGGTCCAGCATCAGTATATGCAGAAGATTCTTATCATCCAGATAGTGAAATTTTTGAATTAGGACTTCCTATTTTAGGTATTTGTTATGGTATGCAATTAATCGCACAACATTTCGGTGGAAGTGTTATACCAGCATCTCATCATGAGTATGGAAAAGCTCAATTAAATTTCGTAAAAGATAGTGATATATTCAAAGATACAAAAGATGGTCAAATTGTATGGATGTCTCATGGGGATAGAGTAGAAAAAATCCCAGAAGGATTTGAAAAAATCGCTGTTAGTGATAACTCTCCTTATGCTGCGATTGCAGATATGAATAGACTTGTTTATGCATTCCAATTTCACCCTGAAGTATATCATTCAGAGCAAGGAAGTAAACTTCTTAAAAACTTTGCAAAACATATTTGTGGATGTGATTCTACTTGGAATATGGGTTCTTTTGCAAAAGAACAAATTGTAAAAATCCAAGAAAAAGTTGGAGATAAAAAAGTTCTTTGTGGTGTAAGTGGAGGAGTTGACTCTTCTGTTGTTGCTACACTTTTAGCAGAAGCAATTGGTGAGCAACTAATTCCTGTATTTGTTGATAATGGACTTTTAAGAGCTAATGAAAGAGAACAAGTAGAAACTATGTTTGCAGCACGTGGTGTAAACCTAATAACAGTTGATGCTAGTGAAATTTTCTTAGAAAGATTAGCTGGAGTTACAGACCCAGAAAGAAAAAGAAAAATCATCGGTGAAACATTTATCGAAGTATTTGACAAAGAAGCAAAAAAACATGATGGTATTGAGTTCTTAGCACAAGGTACACTTTATACAGATGTTATTGAGTCTGTTTCTGTAAAAGGGCCTTCAAAAACTATCAAATCTCACCACAATGTAGGTGGATTACCTGATTGGATGACATTTGAACTAATCGAACCTTTAAGAGAAATCTTTAAAGATGAAGTAAGAGCTTTAGGATTAGAACTTGGACTTCCATCAGATATGATTGGTAGACATCCTTTCCCTGGACCAGGACTTGCTATTAGAGTTATGGGAGATGTAAATAAACCAGACTTAGAGCTATTAAGAAAAGCTGATGTTATTATGCTTGATGTTCTTAGATCTACTGGATACTATGACAAAACATGGCAAGCATTTACAGTTTTACTAAATGTAAAATCTGTTGGTGTTATGGGTGATAACAGAACTTATGATAACACTGTTTGTGTAAGAATAGTAGAAGCAACAGATGGAATGACAGCAACTTTTGCATATATTCCACATGATATATTAGAAACTATCTCTAGAAGAATCATCAACGAAGTTGATGGGATTAATAGAGTGGTGTATGATATTTCATCTAAGCCACCAGCAACTATTGAGTGGGAATAA